A region of the Dreissena polymorpha isolate Duluth1 chromosome 6, UMN_Dpol_1.0, whole genome shotgun sequence genome:
gtagtagtagtagtagtagtagtagtagtgatattaatagcagtagtggtagtattagtagtaataatagttgaagtagtagtagtagtagtagtagtagtagttgtagtagtagtagtagtagtagtagtagtagtagtagtagtggtagtagtagtagtaatagtagtagtaatagtagtagtagtagtagttgtagtagtagtgatataaatagttgtagtggtagtattagtagtcataatagtggtagtagtagtggttgtagtagtagtagtagtagaagtagaagtagtagaagtagtagtagtagtagtagaagtagcagtagtagtagtaatagtaattatagtagtagtagaagtagtagtagtagtagtagtagtagtagtagtagtagtagtagtagtagtagtagtagtagtagtagtagtagtagtagcagttgtagtagtagtagtagtagtagcagtagtagtagaagtagtagaagttgtattagtagtagtagtcgtagtagtagtagtagtagtagtagtagtagtagtagtagtagtagtagtagtagtagtagtagtagtagtagtagtagtagaagtagtagtagtagtagtagtagtagtagtagtagtagtagtagtagtagtagtagaagtagtagtagtagtagtagtagtagaagtagtagtagtagtagtagtagtagtagtcgtagtagtagtagtagcagtagtagtagtagtagtagtagtagtagtagtagtagtagaagtagaagtagtagaagtagtagtagtagtagtagaagtagcagtagtagaagtaatagtaattATAGtaaggtagaagtagtagtagtagtagaagtagtagaagtagtagtagtagtagtagtagtagtagtagtagtagtagtagtagtagtagtagtagtagtagaagtaatagtagtagtagtagtagtagtagtagtagtataagtagtattagtagtagtagtagtagtagtagtagtagtagaagtagtagtattagtaggattagtagtagtagtacttgtagaagtagtagtagtagtacaagtattagtagttgttgtagtagcagtaataatagtagtagttgtagtagtagtagtagtagtagtagttgtagaagtactagttgtagtagaagtagtagtagtagtagttgttgttgttgtagtactagtagaagttgtagtagtagtagaagtggaagTGGTAGAAGacgtagaagaagtagtagtagtagttgtagtagtagtagtagaagtaggagtagtagtaatagtagtagttgtagtagcagtagtagtagtagtagtagtagtagtagtagtagtagtagtagtagtagtagtagtagtagtagtagtagtagtagtagtagtaggagtagtagtaatagtagtagtagtagtagaagtagtaatagtagtagtattaatagtaatagtagtagtaatagtagtagtagtagtagtagtagtagtagtagtagtagtagtagtagtagtagtagtagtagtgatattaatagcagtagtggtagttttagtagtaataatagttgaagtagtagtagtagtagtagtagttgtagcagtagtagtagtagtagtagtaatagtagtagtagtagtagtagtagtagtagtagtagtaatagtagtagtaatagtagtagtagtagtagttttagtagtagtgaTATAaatagttgtagtggtagtattagtagtcataatagtggtagtagtagtggttgtagtagtagtagtagtagtcgtagtcgtagtagtagtagtagtagtagtagtagtagtagtagtagtagtcgtagtagtagtagtagtagtattagtagtagtagtagtagtagaagtagaagtagtagaagtagcagtagtagtagtagtagaagtagcagtagtagtagtaatagtaattatagtagtagtagaagtagtagtagtagtagtagtagtagtagtagtagtagtagtagcagttgtagtagtagtagtagtagtggtagtagaagtagtagaagtagtattag
Encoded here:
- the LOC127833584 gene encoding uncharacterized protein DDB_G0271670-like → SSSSSSSSSSSSSSSSSSSSSSSCSSSSSSSSSSRSSRSCISSSSRSSSSSSSSSSSSSSSSSSSSSSSSSSRSSSSSSSSSSSSSSSSSSRSSSSSSSSRSSSSSSSSSSRSSSSSSSSSSSSSSSSSSRSRSSRSSSSSSRSSSSSRSSRSSSSSSSSSSSSSSSSSSSSSRSN